GCCGCCTGGTTTTACTTGCTGCCAATCGACGGCCCGCAGACCGTGACCGCTGAGTATCGGGACGCCAACGGCAACATCACGGTCATGTACGCAACCATTTACGTGAACCTCGACCCGCCATCCGTGCCAACGGGCCTCTCGGCGTCAGCGTGGGGCAGCAGGGTCAAGCTCATGTGGGACGATCCGTTTGGCGGTACGTGGGAGGATGGCACGGTGCCATGGTGGTTCTCGGCGGCGCAAGTGGATCCGCCCTCCGACGAAGAGGACTCCGATGTTGCGGGCTGGAACGTGTATGTGGCCGACGCCGAGGGCGGACAGTACGTCAAGGTGAACACAGAGCTCATTTCGTGGCCGCAGTATCTGGCCTCTGGCCTTCAGACCGGGGTGGAGTACTGGTTCAAGGTGCAGGCGGTCGATGTCGTCGGGCATACGAGCGAGCTTTCCGCGCCTGTGGCGATCACGCCCGGCGAAGGCGTTGTGCGACACGCGGGCATGAACCGCTTTGAAACCGCTGTCGCGGTCTCCTCGGCGAACTGGGAGAGTGCCGATACGGTGGTGCTCGCCACTGGCGCCGGGTTCGCTGACGCGCTGGGAGCTACGAGCCTTGCCGGCGTCTTTGACGCGCCGATCCTGCTCACGCCCGCAAAGGCGTTGCCGAAGGCGGTCGCTTCTGAGATTGAGCGCCTCGGAGCCAACAGGGTCATCATCGTGGGTGGTGAGAACGCTGTGGGTCCCGGCGTGGAGGCGACGCTCGCCGAGGACTACGTGGTAGAGCGCTTCGCTGGACGCGACCGGTACGAGACTTCCGCACTGATCGCGAAGGAAGTGGCCGCCGTCCTCGGAGGCGATTACAGCGGTGAAGTGTTTGTCGTGAGCGGCGGGACGTTCCCCGATGCACTCGCTATCTCACCGTATGCGTACCGCGCTCGAATCCCCGTCTTGCTCGTTGACGAGGAACCGCGCCAGGCGGTCCTCGACGCGATCGGAGAGATTGGCGCGTCGCAGGCCTGGGTTGTTGGCGGTACCTCGGCAGTCTCAGACGATGCGGTCGACGCCCTCGGCGTGCAGACGGAACGGATTGCCGGCGCCACTCGCTTTGAGACCGCGGCGATCGCGGCTGAGATGGCCGTCATGATGGGATGGGGCGAGTTTTCCACCGTAGGCATCGCTACCGGAGTGGACTTCGCTGACGGTGTTGCGGGTGGAGCGGCGGTTGGTCGTGACGGAGGCGTCATGTTGCTCACGCGTCCCGATCACCTTCCGGAGGCGACCATTGACGCACTTAGTCTTTACGTCGATGAGATAGGCCGGATCGACGTCTTTGGTGGACCGGTCGCGATCTCCGAGTGGGTCCAGTCGGTCTTAAGGCAGATATTAGATGGCACGTACGGGCAGAACGGGTGACGTCGCCCACTCTGCGACACGCTCATCGCCTGTCATGCTACGGTAAAATGTCAGCTTGACGGCGACTGAGGAGACCGATGAACGATGAGTGATGACACGCGGCACACCACCTACCGCGACGCCGGGGTCGACACGGCTGAGGGTGCGCGGGCGGTGAGCCTCATCCGGGATGCGGTACGCTCGACGTACCGCCCCGAAGTCATCGGGGATATCGGTGGTTTTGGCGGGTTGTTCCGTGCCGCCGCGCTAAAAGAAATGCGTGACCCGGTCCTCGTGAGCGGGACTGACGGAGTGGGCACCAAACTCAAGCTGGCCCAGCTGCTCGACCGCCATGATACGGTTGGCATCGACCTCGTTGCCATGTGCGTAAATGACATTCTGACCTGCGGCGCCGAGCCGCTCTTCTTCCTCGACTACCTTGCGATTGGCGCTCTCGACGCGTCGCTTACCACGCGGATCGTCTCGGGTATTGCCGAGGGATGCCGCCAGGCGGGGTGCGCGCTCGTGGGCGGCGAGATGGCCGAGCACCCCGGCGTCATGGCCCCCGGCGACTACGACCTCGCCGGCTTTTGCGTGGGCGTTGTCGACCGGCCCAGTATGATTGACGGCTCCGAGGTGGTCCCGGGCGACGTCATTTTGGGGATCGCGTCGAGCGGAGTGCACTCCAACGGCTACTCGCTCATTCGCGCTGTCTTGGTGGAAGGACACGAAGCGCAGCTCGCCCTCCCGCGTGTCGACTTTGGAGGCGCTACTCTCGCCGAGGTACTGCTGGAGCCGACCCGGATCTACGTTCGTCCGGTGCGCGCTCTTCTCGAAGAGGTACCGGTCAAGGCTATGGCGCACATCACCGGCGGCGGCATCACCGAAAACCTCGGCAGGACACTCCCCGAGACGTGTGACGCGCTTGTGGTGCGAGGAGCGTGGCGGGTGCCGCGAGTTTTTGAGACGATCGGCATGGCGGCTGGTATCGACGAGGACGAGATGTACCGGACGTTTAACATGGGTATCGGTTTTGCCGTCGTCTGCGATCCGGCGCACGCTTCCGCGGCTGCGGCGCAGCTGCGGGCCTCCGGTGAGCGCGTCTACGAGATTGGCGAAGTAGTCGAAGGCACGGGCACGGTTCGTTACCGCTAGGAGGCGACGCATGTCCGAGCCTGAACTCATGCGCATAGGAGTGTTGATCTCTGGGAGCGGCACCAATCTCCAGGCTATCATCGACGCGACTGTGCAAGGCCGCCTCGACGCCCGAGTAGCGGTCGTCATCTCCAACCGTGAGGAGGCGTACGGGCTTGAGCGCGCCCGCAAGGCCGGGATTCCGGCAGCGTGGGTCGACCGCACCATTTACGGAACTTTCTCCGAGTACAACACGGCCATCAGAGATGTGCTCGTCGCCCACGACACGGATGTTGTCGCTATGGCCGGCTACATGCGTCTGCTTGGCGCAGAGGTTCTCGACGAGTTTCCGGATAAGGTCGTCAACGTCCACCCGGCGCTGCTCCCGTCGTTTCCCGGTCCGTCTGGCATCCGTGACGCTTTCGAACACGGGGTCAAGGTGACCGGAGTCACCGTGCACTTCGCAAACGAGCGCTTCGACGAGGGACCGATCATCGCGCAGGAGGCGGTTACCGTGGCGGAGGACGACACACTCGCCTCGCTCGAGAACAAGATTCACGCCGTCGAGCACCGGCTCTACCCGCAGGCGCTTCAGTGGATCGCCGAGGGCAGAGTCGTGATCGAGGGGCGCACAGCTCGTATCGCACCACATGGCCGCTCGCTTCTCGGTTGATCGGGGTTGCGGTATATTCAAGCCCATCGAATTCAGCCCAGCAGTCGTGTGGCGACTGGGTAGGCGAAAGGAATCACTATGAGGAATCGCACACCGTCCCGCACCGGGATGCTCGCGCTGGTGGCACTGATGTTGGCGAGCACCGCGCTCGTTGGTTGCGGCCAGGGAGAGAAGGCGGAAGCCCCAGACGCGGCTCCTGAGGGGCGTACTCAGGTCAAGATCGGCTTTGCCGCCCCGCTCACCGGCGACAACGCAGTGTACGGCCAGGGCATGAAGCGCGCGGTCGAGCTTGCGTTCAAGGAGGCCAACAACTCTGAGGAGGTTATGGCCGCAGGCTACGAGTTCGTGCTGCGTGCCGAGGACGACCAGGGCGATCCCAAGCAAGCTGTCAACGTGGCGAACCTGCTCGTGGGCGACAGCAGCGTGATTGGCGTCATCGGACACTTCAACTCCGGATGCACGATTCCGGCGTCGCCTGTCTACGAGGACGCGGGCATGGCCATGGTCACCGTCTCATCGAATCCGCAGATAACGGCGCAGGGATTTATGACGGTCAATCGTATCGTCGCGCGCGATGACGCGCAGGGCGCGTACGCGGGCAACCTCGTGCTCGAGGGACTCGGCTTTGATCGGGTGGCTGTCATCGATGACTCGACCCCGTACGGTCAGGGCCTCGCTGAGGAGTTCGTGAAGGAGTTTGAGCAGCTCGGCGGCACGGTTGTCTCACGTGACCAGATCCAGACCAAGGAAGTCGACTTCAGCGCCCTGATCACGAGGCTCCGTAGCATCGAGCCGCAGGCGGTCTACTACGCCGGTGCCCATACGGAGGGCGCACTCATCTCCAAGCAGATGAACGACACTGGTCTCGGGGTGCCGCTCATAGGCGGCGACATCATCTTTTCCGATGAGTACATCCAGATAGCCGGCGCCGCTAACGCCGAGGGAGACGTCGCGACCAGCCTCGGTCTGCCTCTCGAGCAGCAGGCGCGCGGTCAAGATTTCCTCGCGGCGTACCAGGCCGAGTACGGCATGGTGCCCGAGGCTTACGACTCCTACGCGTATGACGCGGCGGTCATCTTCGTGAATGCCGTGCTGCAGTCAAGCCCCGACCGTGCGGCAGTGGCCGAAGCGATCCGCGCGGGGAGCTTCGACGGGGTGACAGGCGTGATCGAGTTCGATGAGAACGGGGACAACAAGCAGCAGATAATCTCGGCGTACCGCGTAGTGGGCGGCGCATGGGAGCAAATCCTGCAGTAGCGATAGTGCGGTGCCGCGCGCCGCTTTGCGAGACCCCGATGCCGATGGGCCAGCTTCCCGGTATCGGGGTTTCGCGCATTTCGCGCATCTTACGCATCTTGCGCGTGAGCGGGAAGCGGTATAGTGCAACGGTGTCCGGGGTTCCCAAGAGAGTGGGAGATGTTCGATGAATGAGGTGCAAGTCAAGCGTGCGCTCGTCTCTGTGACCGATAAGACCGGCATCGTTGAGTTCTGCCGAGCGCTCGTAGCCGAGTTCGGGGTCGAGATCGTCTCAACGGGAGGTACCGCGAGAGTCCTCGCCGAGGCCGGCATCGATGTCCGGCCTATCGATGACCTCACCGGCTTTCCCGAGATGATGGACGGGCGCGTCAAGACGTTGCACCCGCGCGTGCATGGGGGCCTGCTTGCGAGGCGGGACGTAAAGGAGCACATGGCGGCGGCCGATGAGCACGGCATCGGCATGATCGACATGGTCGTCGTCAACCTCTACGCGTTTGAGGCGACCGTTGCGCGGGACGGCGTGACCGAGGAGGATGCGATCGAGAACATCGATATCGGCGGGCCGAGTATGCTGCGCTCCGCGGCGAAGAACTTCGCAAGCGTTGCGGTCGTGACGGACCCGGCCACCTACGAAGCCATCATCGCCGAAATGCGTGCGAGCGGTGGCGCTACCGCGCTCGAAACCCGCCGCGTGCTCGCGACAGAGGTGTTCCGCACGACGAGCGCGTACGACAATGCGATATGGACGTACCTTTCCAGCGGTGATGCGAACGGAAGTTTCCCTGGAGAAGTGCGCTTGCGCCTCGAGAAAGTCCAGGACCTAAGGTACGGCGAGAACCCGCACCAGCTGGCGGCTTTTTACCGATTCGCTGACAGCAAGGAGCACACGCTCGCCCGTGCCGACCAGCTCCAGGGCAAGGAGCTCTCGTACAACAACATTCTCGACACCGACGCCGCATGGACCGCCGTGCGCGAGTTCGACGTCTCCGCGTGCGTGATCGTCAAGCACACCAATCCATGCGGTGTCGCCGTGGCCGATGACATCACCGCGGCGTATCAGGCCGCGCACGACGCCGACCCGGTCAGCGCGTTCGGCGGCGTGATGGCGTTCAACTGCCCCGTAACCGCCGCGCTCGTGCAGCGTATCTTCGAAAACGGGCAGTTCGTTGAGGTCATGATCGCGCCGGAGTTCGAGGCGGCAGCGGTAGCATTACTCGCCACCAAGCCGAACGTGCGTGTCGTGCGCACTGGCGGGGTGCGGAGAGTGGGTGGCCACTATGAGTCACGCGCGGTCGAGGGTGGCATGCTCGTTCAATTTGGTGACGAAGTGACCGAGGACCCCGCCACCTTCACCGTCCCGACCAAGCGGAAGCCTACTGCGGAAGAGATGGAGCAGCTCCTGTTTGCGTGGAAGGTGGCCAAGTCGGTGAAGTCGAACGCAATCGTGCTCGCGCGCGACTCGGTGACAGTAGGTGTGGGTGCTGGGCAGATGAACCGTGTGAAATCCGCTGTCATCGCGGTAGAGCAGGCGGGCGAGAGGGCCCGCGGTGCGGTGTGCGCGAGCGACGCGTTCATGCCGTTTTCTGACTCGCTCCAGGTCGTTGCGGCCGCAGGAGCGACAGCCGTCATCCAGCCGGGCGGATCGGTGCGTGACGAAGAGGTCATCGCAGCGGCCGACGCAGCGGGAGTCGCGATGGTTTTCACCGGCCACCGCCACTTCCGCCACTAGCGCTCAAGCTGGCGTGGAGCCGATGCCGCGTCTCCCACACGGTGCCCGACGGCTCCTGAGCCGATTGACTCTCAGGCTCAATCCTTCATCGGAGCGGGGGTGGTTTGGCGGCGAGCACGTGTGCGCTTCGAACCCGCTGACGGTCACGGAGGACGTCCCGCTTGCGTACGCCGCTTCCGCGCTTGAGGACGCGTTCGAGGGCCGCGGGGAAGCGGGCCTGGTGGCTGTGCTCGCCGCCTATGATGGCCGGGCGACGGTGCTCAGCTATCGCCAGCCGTCGTGCCCGTGCGAGTGCTCGTGCGTACCCGAGTCGCGCCATGTCGGCGTGAGTGCGCCTGCCACGACACGTGCGCGCGCCCCGCGCGCCCCGCTCGTGCTCGGCGCGAGCTTCTCGGCGGACGCGCGCGCGTACCGCGCTGGTGTGCGTGCGGTGCGCGAGGCGATCGCGGCGGGCGATGTCTATGTGCTCAACCTCACCCACGAACTCATCGGCGTCGCTGCGCTCAGTCCCGCCGAGACGTACGCCGCGCTGCTGGATCGCGCTTCTGCCGAGATGGCCGCATACCTGGAGACGCCCACACTGACGGTCGCTTCGGTCTCTCCCGAGCGGTTCGTGCGCGTGAGACGAACCGGGTCCGAGCGGGTGGCCGAGATATGGCCCATCAAGGGAACGCGACCGCGCGGCGCCGACCTCGTCTCCGACGCCGCCGCGGCCTCAGAGCTTGCTCAGAGCGTGAAAGAGCGGGCCGAGCACGTGATGGTGGTCGACATGGAGCGAAACGACCTCGGGCGCGTGTGCGTTCCCGGTAGTGTCGCGGTAAGTCCGCTCTTTGAGGTGGTACCCACGCCCTACTGTCACCAGATGGTCTCCCGCGTGCACGGGGTACTGCGGACCGGCGTATCGATTCCTGAACTCCTGGAGGCGACGTTTCCGTGCGGCTCGGTCACCGGCGCGCCCAAGCGAGCCGCGATGCGAATAGCCTCGCACCTGGAGTCCGGGCCGCGTGGCATCTACACCGGAGCGCTCCTGGTCGCACGTCCAGGCGAGATCGACTCTTCCGTACTCATTCGCACCGCGGTGTGCTCGGACGGGGCAGTCTCGTGGGGGACGGGAGCGGGCATCACCATCGATTCTTCCCCTGCCGAGGAGTACCTTGAGACGCTGCTCAAGGCGTCGCCGCTTACCGGCGACGGTACCCCGCCGGTCTCTCTGCGCGAGACGTGCCGGGTCGTTGACAGACGCGTCCCTCTGCTTTCGTACCACCTCGCGCGCCTGGCTGCTGGCGGATGCGGTCCCTCAGTGCTCGCGCGGGTGCGTGCGTGCGCGGCCGAGACGCTCGCCCCTCTCGGCACGATTGAGCGTTGTCGGCTCGGGATCACGGTGTGTCCTGACGGCTCCGTCGGAATCGAATTGTCCGACGCCCCTTCCTCGCTTGACGTGCCGGGCGGACCGGAGTTGGCGCTTGTCACGGTAATCACTGCCGAGCTTCCCGTGTTGCCGCCCGGTTCCGCCAAGCCCGCCGAGCGCACCGCATGGGACGCCGCGCAGAAGGCCGCGGGACCCGGCGCGCAGGCGGTGCTCGTCACGCCGGAAGGCCGCGTCATCGACGGCGCCACGGCGACGGTGTGGATCGTGGTTGGCGGCGAGTTGCTCACCCCGCCAATGTCGTTCGCGGTCGCTGGTGTGGCGCGCGAGGTCGTGTTTGACATCGCCGGTGAGATTGGAGCTCCCGCGCGCGAGGCGGAGATCACGAGTCGCGACCTTGAGGGAGCAGATGAGGTGTTCTTCACCAACGCGCTTGCAGGTGTGGTCAGCGCCCGCGGACGAGGCGGGCCGGTCGCGGAACGTCTCTCGACCGCGTTTGAGCTTCTTATGCGCCCTTGATGTTGACCGCGCGTTGGGGAAAGTGGATCTCGATGCCCTCGGCCTCGTAGCGCGTCTTGAGGGCCTTGATGAACTCGTGACGCAGCACGTGCTGATCAGTGATCTCATGCGCCCTCAAGATCACGTTGAAGCCGATCGCCTCATCGCCTAGTTCGTTGTAGCGGATGAACGGGTCGAAGTCGTCGAATGGCGCCTGCGTGCGTGCCATCACCTCCCGAGCGACTTCGATCGTCACCTGTTCGACGCGTTCGAGGTCGCTCGCGTAAGAGACGCCCGCGGGTACCAGAACCGACGTCTCGTGCTCGTCCTGGTCGAAGTTGATGATGAGCGACTGCGCGAGCGTGGCGTTGGGCACGATGACGAGGTTGTTTGAGAGTTGGCGAATGGCGGTGTAGCGCCAGGTGAGATCCTCGACGCGCCCTTCCTCACCGCTCTCAAGGCGGATGTACTGGCCAACCGCGATCTGGCGCGATCCGATGAGCTGCAATCCGCTGAAGAGGTTGGAAAGGGTGTCTTGTAGTGCGAGTGCGACGGCAAGGCCTCCAACGCCGAGCGCCGTTAGAAGCGGGGTGATCGAGACCCCCATTGCGTTGAGGGCGATGAGCAAACCCACCGCCACCACCGCGAGGCGAGCGATGTTGATGAAGATGGTGCTTTGCGGGAGCATCGCGTTTTCACGCGACGTGTAGGCGCGGATAAGGCCGGCGGTAAGCCGCGCCGCAACTACCGTGACGACCATAATCGCAGCTACCGTGAGCACGACGGTCGCCATCCGCTCGATGCGGGGAGCGGGATAGAGCGACGCGAGCGCGCCCCACGCGCCGGCGAGTCCCGCAAGCAGGACAAGCGTTCCCTGGAGCGCCTGCGCGGTGATCTCCCCGCCGATCCAGCCTCGCGCCGCTGACGCCGCACGAACCCGCGCGATTACGATCCGGTCTCCGAGAAACCCTGCGACGAGCGAGCCCGCGATGATGAGTGCTGGCACCGAGTATCTCGCGATGTACTCTTCCACTGCGATTCCGTCTCCTTGGCCGTCCCTGGTCACCTGAAGTATAGCGGTCGCCGTGTTGGAAGCGGGAGCGAATGGGTGTGTTGCGAAACCAGGCAGATGGCACGGCAGAAGACCTGGCCGAAGGCACGGTTTGACCCGTCAAGGGGCGCACGCTACACTTCCCTTTGCCTTGCGCTCGGGCCGATCCCGTGTGCCTGCGAGGGCCGTTAGCTCAGTTGGTAGAGCAGGGGACTTTTAATCCCAAGGTCATAGGTTCGATCCCTATACGGCCCACCATGTAAACAGCGCGCCATGCGCGCAACATATCGCCCCCATCGTCTAGCGGCCAAGGACTCCGCCCTTTCAAGGCGGCAACGGGGATTCGAATTCCCCTGGGGGCACCAGAAAACCGCAGGCCAATGGCCTGAGTAGCCCGATTTCGAGTGCGAGATCGGGCTACAATCGGCTTTCGAATGAGTTGTCGCCCTATTTGTCGCCCAATGCTGGCCAAGGCTCTCACCGAGCGCGAAGGCTCTTCTCAACCTTTCCGTCATCGGCCATGCACATGCGGTCCGATATCGAAGACGCGACGCAGGCGGCGTGCCGATGGACTTCGGAGAGGTCGACTGACTCCAGGGTGTCCCTGAGGTTTCGAATGACTCGTCGCTAGCCCTTGGATCCAAAGATGCTCTCGGCAGTCACTGAGATGACCCCGGACGGTACGTTGCGTAGCTCCTCGCGAGCGCACACCACGAGCGCCAGGTCACTTGCTGGCCCGGGCAGTGCCGCAGCCTTTCGCTCGAGTCCGCGCACGAGCGAGCTGGCATCTTCGCTTCGCGCCCACTTCGCCTCACCGACGAGGGTCGGCGTGCGCGAGCGGCCGCTGAGTCCGACCGCGTCGATCTCGACCGAACTGTCCTGGTTCCACCAGGGTCCGATGGCCACCATGTCTGCCGCAAGCGCTGAGCCGACGAGCGACCGCAGATGCCAACGGAAGGACTCTTCCCAAGGTCGGCCCATCGCGTCGTCGAGTGAGGCCAGAAGCGTCTTGGCCACCGCGTCGCCGAGTCCGCGCTCGATCTCGGAGCGATTCGGCTCGACGTGTGCGAGCCAGAATGCGAGGTAGTTGTCGGCGATGCGATAGAGGCGCCGCTTGGTGCGACGTTCGTCTTCGGTCACGGGGGTTAGCCGCTCGACCAACCGGAGCTCAATCAGCCGGTCCAGGGTCCGGGCGGGTTCGGTCCCGATTGCGTCGGAGATCTCGTTGTGCTTGGTACGTCCCGTCGCGATCGCGCGCAAAACGCGCCCCCCCACATCGCCCAGGTCGGCCTCGGTCGCGAGCAGCAGTTGGCCCTCAGTGAGCAGGGGCGCTCCCGGGCGGCAGAAGAGCCGCTCGATGTTCTTAGCGATCGAGGCGGACTGGTCCCACCACGACAGGTAGAGCGGCACCCCGCCGAGCAGTCCCCACACGAGCGCGCGATCCGCGGGCTTCAGGTCGGGAAGCATCAGGGCGGCGTCGCTCGGCTTGAACGGGTGGAGCTGCAGCGCGAGGCCGAAGCGGCCGTAGAGGGGGGAGCGCTCCTCCTGCATCGACTGCATCGTGCGCACCGCCGAGCCGCAGACCAAGATACGCAGCTTCGTTGCGCCCGCCGCACGGTCCCAGAACGCGCGAATCAGGCCTTCGATATGCGGGGTGCTCGACTTGAGTTCCGGGAACTCATCGAGCACGAGCAGCAGCGGCTCAGACGTCGCCGCCGATGCGAGCGTATCCAAGGCATCGTCCCAGTCGGCGAACGGGCGTGCCAGAAGGTCGCGGATCCCTGAGAGGCCGAGGTTTGCGGCCTCGCGAGAGATCAGGCCGAGTTCGTCGACCGCGGGCCTGCCTGCGGCGGTATGGAAGAGCGTGCGCTTGTCTTCGGCGAAGCGCTGGAGCAGCAGCGTCTTGCCGACGCGCCGGCGGCCCCAGACGATGGCGAGGCCCGCACCCTCGGATGCCCACCATTCCTTGAGGGCCGCGAGCTCGTCGTGGCGGTTCACGAATCCAACGGGCTTCATCACATCACCTGTAACTTACATCGACGTAAGTAGCATCTGATGTGAGTTTACTCGCCCGCACTAGCCGAAGTCGAGGCCTCTGCGCCGGAATCCAAAAAATCCCACCACAAACAGCACCGCTGAAATGCCTGTCATGACGAGTAGAGGCGCGACGGAAAACTCCTCCGCAGGCATCCGCGGGACGTGGGCGAACGGATCCAGGTCCATCATCCATTCAGGGAGGCCGAGCAGCGGACCGATCATTGCCGCGACCACGACCCAGGCGAAGGCGGCCCACACGGCGGCGAATGCTCGTGGGACGACCCCAAACAGTGCGACGGCGAGCGCGACGAGCACCCATACCGCCGGCGCGTACGCCAGCATCGCCAGCAGCACCGGCCAGAACTGGCTCGCGTCTTCTATCGCCAGAGCGTACGTGGCCCCGGTGCCTACCCCCGCGGCAGCGAGCACGAGGAGGTTGCCGAGCAGCGCCGCTCCGATGTGACTGGCGGCCCAACGTCCCTTGCAGAGCGAACCGGCGAGCTGCGTCTCGGCGTGTCCGGAGGTTTCTTCGGAGCGGATCTGCGAGACCGCCTGGAGCGCATGACCTGCGGCGGTCACGGCCACAAAGACCAGGTATCCCGCAAGGAAGGTCTCCATGAGCGTGGCGTCTCCCAAGTCCCCGAAGAACAACGCGTAAGCGTCGCCGAGCGCTTCGAGCATCCTCTCGCCTTCGAGCACGAGGCTCCCCAACGTGGCTCCAAAGACGAGCATACCTACCGTCCAGGCCGTGAGCGCTCCTCGCTGCAGGCGGAAGGCGAGACCGAGCGGGGATACGAGCGCCGCGGACGCCCGCGGACGGCCTTTGCGCGTGGGAAGGACGCCCGCGCCGACGTCGCGCCTTTCGATGACGAAGAACGCGCATGCCACAAGTGTGAGTGCGAGTGCGCCCGAGAGTCCGAGCGTCCACCACCGTTCGTCGGCGAATGGCCGGATCTCCTGCGCCCAGCCGACCGGTGAGAGCCAGGTCACCCAGCTGTCGCGGATGTCCCCGATGGCGCGCACGGTGAAGAGCACGGCGAACGTAGTGGTTGCCAACCCAGTCGCGGCACGCGAATGCTCGGTCAGCTGTGCGCAGAGCACGCCAACCGCCGCAAAGACGATGGTCACCGACGCCATCGAGAGGCCGAAGGCGAACGATCCGGCGATGTCGTACCACCCAGAAAACCCGATGCCGAGCAGAATCCCGAGCACGAGCGCGGCTGCCGAGGCGAGCAGGAACGCGGCGGTCACCGCCGCATATCGCCCCACGATGCCAGCGCGCAGCAGCTCGAGACGTCCTTCCTGCTCCTCGCCTCGCGTGTTGCGCATGACAAGGAAGATGCCCATGAAGGCCACGGCTATGATGGTGCTCGCGCTCATCTCGTTCACAGCCACGGGGCCAAGATTGTCCGGCGTTGCTTCGTCGAGGCCGTGCCCGGGGCCGGTGAGCGCGATACCGAACGGGTTGCCCATGATGAGAGCGTTGCGGGCGTCGATCGCTCCCTGTTCCACATAGAGGCCGGGGAACGCCGCAACCGAGGTGACGACAAGGACTGAGATCGAGACGATCCATATTGGCATCCGCACACGGTCGCGGCGCAGGAACAGCCGGGTCATCGTCCAGGTTCCGGTGAAGCCGCTCATCGTGCGACTCCCGGTTCGTCAACGCTCTCCGTGTCCGCGTCGTAGTGACGAAGGAACAGCTGCTCAAGGGTGGGCGGACGGCTGATGAGGGAGCGGATGCCAAGGCCGGAAAGGTACGCGATCGTCGAATCGAGATGCACCGCGTCGACGTCGAAGTGGAGGCGTCCGTTCTCGCGAGCGATGCTGTGGACTCCCTGCC
The nucleotide sequence above comes from Clostridiales bacterium. Encoded proteins:
- a CDS encoding phosphoribosylformylglycinamidine cyclo-ligase, which codes for MSDDTRHTTYRDAGVDTAEGARAVSLIRDAVRSTYRPEVIGDIGGFGGLFRAAALKEMRDPVLVSGTDGVGTKLKLAQLLDRHDTVGIDLVAMCVNDILTCGAEPLFFLDYLAIGALDASLTTRIVSGIAEGCRQAGCALVGGEMAEHPGVMAPGDYDLAGFCVGVVDRPSMIDGSEVVPGDVILGIASSGVHSNGYSLIRAVLVEGHEAQLALPRVDFGGATLAEVLLEPTRIYVRPVRALLEEVPVKAMAHITGGGITENLGRTLPETCDALVVRGAWRVPRVFETIGMAAGIDEDEMYRTFNMGIGFAVVCDPAHASAAAAQLRASGERVYEIGEVVEGTGTVRYR
- a CDS encoding phosphoribosylglycinamide formyltransferase, producing the protein MSEPELMRIGVLISGSGTNLQAIIDATVQGRLDARVAVVISNREEAYGLERARKAGIPAAWVDRTIYGTFSEYNTAIRDVLVAHDTDVVAMAGYMRLLGAEVLDEFPDKVVNVHPALLPSFPGPSGIRDAFEHGVKVTGVTVHFANERFDEGPIIAQEAVTVAEDDTLASLENKIHAVEHRLYPQALQWIAEGRVVIEGRTARIAPHGRSLLG
- a CDS encoding branched-chain amino acid ABC transporter substrate-binding protein, whose protein sequence is MRNRTPSRTGMLALVALMLASTALVGCGQGEKAEAPDAAPEGRTQVKIGFAAPLTGDNAVYGQGMKRAVELAFKEANNSEEVMAAGYEFVLRAEDDQGDPKQAVNVANLLVGDSSVIGVIGHFNSGCTIPASPVYEDAGMAMVTVSSNPQITAQGFMTVNRIVARDDAQGAYAGNLVLEGLGFDRVAVIDDSTPYGQGLAEEFVKEFEQLGGTVVSRDQIQTKEVDFSALITRLRSIEPQAVYYAGAHTEGALISKQMNDTGLGVPLIGGDIIFSDEYIQIAGAANAEGDVATSLGLPLEQQARGQDFLAAYQAEYGMVPEAYDSYAYDAAVIFVNAVLQSSPDRAAVAEAIRAGSFDGVTGVIEFDENGDNKQQIISAYRVVGGAWEQILQ
- the purH gene encoding bifunctional phosphoribosylaminoimidazolecarboxamide formyltransferase/IMP cyclohydrolase — encoded protein: MNEVQVKRALVSVTDKTGIVEFCRALVAEFGVEIVSTGGTARVLAEAGIDVRPIDDLTGFPEMMDGRVKTLHPRVHGGLLARRDVKEHMAAADEHGIGMIDMVVVNLYAFEATVARDGVTEEDAIENIDIGGPSMLRSAAKNFASVAVVTDPATYEAIIAEMRASGGATALETRRVLATEVFRTTSAYDNAIWTYLSSGDANGSFPGEVRLRLEKVQDLRYGENPHQLAAFYRFADSKEHTLARADQLQGKELSYNNILDTDAAWTAVREFDVSACVIVKHTNPCGVAVADDITAAYQAAHDADPVSAFGGVMAFNCPVTAALVQRIFENGQFVEVMIAPEFEAAAVALLATKPNVRVVRTGGVRRVGGHYESRAVEGGMLVQFGDEVTEDPATFTVPTKRKPTAEEMEQLLFAWKVAKSVKSNAIVLARDSVTVGVGAGQMNRVKSAVIAVEQAGERARGAVCASDAFMPFSDSLQVVAAAGATAVIQPGGSVRDEEVIAAADAAGVAMVFTGHRHFRH
- a CDS encoding bifunctional anthranilate synthase component I family protein/class IV aminotransferase, whose product is MPRLPHGARRLLSRLTLRLNPSSERGWFGGEHVCASNPLTVTEDVPLAYAASALEDAFEGRGEAGLVAVLAAYDGRATVLSYRQPSCPCECSCVPESRHVGVSAPATTRARAPRAPLVLGASFSADARAYRAGVRAVREAIAAGDVYVLNLTHELIGVAALSPAETYAALLDRASAEMAAYLETPTLTVASVSPERFVRVRRTGSERVAEIWPIKGTRPRGADLVSDAAAASELAQSVKERAEHVMVVDMERNDLGRVCVPGSVAVSPLFEVVPTPYCHQMVSRVHGVLRTGVSIPELLEATFPCGSVTGAPKRAAMRIASHLESGPRGIYTGALLVARPGEIDSSVLIRTAVCSDGAVSWGTGAGITIDSSPAEEYLETLLKASPLTGDGTPPVSLRETCRVVDRRVPLLSYHLARLAAGGCGPSVLARVRACAAETLAPLGTIERCRLGITVCPDGSVGIELSDAPSSLDVPGGPELALVTVITAELPVLPPGSAKPAERTAWDAAQKAAGPGAQAVLVTPEGRVIDGATATVWIVVGGELLTPPMSFAVAGVAREVVFDIAGEIGAPAREAEITSRDLEGADEVFFTNALAGVVSARGRGGPVAERLSTAFELLMRP
- a CDS encoding mechanosensitive ion channel family protein, with the translated sequence MEEYIARYSVPALIIAGSLVAGFLGDRIVIARVRAASAARGWIGGEITAQALQGTLVLLAGLAGAWGALASLYPAPRIERMATVVLTVAAIMVVTVVAARLTAGLIRAYTSRENAMLPQSTIFINIARLAVVAVGLLIALNAMGVSITPLLTALGVGGLAVALALQDTLSNLFSGLQLIGSRQIAVGQYIRLESGEEGRVEDLTWRYTAIRQLSNNLVIVPNATLAQSLIINFDQDEHETSVLVPAGVSYASDLERVEQVTIEVAREVMARTQAPFDDFDPFIRYNELGDEAIGFNVILRAHEITDQHVLRHEFIKALKTRYEAEGIEIHFPQRAVNIKGA